From the Helianthus annuus cultivar XRQ/B chromosome 17, HanXRQr2.0-SUNRISE, whole genome shotgun sequence genome, the window CACATACTTTTGAATTACGAGTATATTAATAATCAGAAAGGTTTGAAGCTTAGAATAATCACACACATTCAAACATACTGCTGGATTCTTTATAAATTCCAAATTAGAAAGTTGGGCCCAACCCAACTGGGCCAGTCATTAATAATTTATCTCATTGGATTCGGTAGCTATGGGCCTATGCAGCCACAATCAGTTGGGCTTTAGGAGATAACGAGCGTCACACAAGTTGTGAAGAAAAACAAGTTTTGGCAACATTAAGAAATTTAGTTAGCTAGGACGTCATGGCCCACAAAATTTATACGCTTTACAATACATCAAAGAGTTTGGTATTATTATTAAAAAGTGTTCTCGACTCAAGGTGCACTCAGTTAACCGATTGAAGCGTTTATgatcgcttgaaatgacaagcaTACATGATGCGCTTGTCAAAATTGTGCGAGGCGGCACGTCATGAGCTTCTTGTACATGGGCATATTTTGTGCATCAGGGTGTATATATAGTTTCTTAGGCTATACAGAGAAATTAATTATATACAAAATCATACGTAATGGTTAGTTATTTCTAAACTTTGGGTAGGTGATTATAgaaacatatatataaatattatataaacaCCATGTGCCTCATGTACGTGATGAATGCACCTTCTTTTGTCGCCTTGCGTCTCAACTCTAGGCAGGGGTGCAACAAAGTGGgagcgggagggggcggccgaccccccgaacttttcgttcagtagtggagactatgtagttttcgtatagaaatttttgggtatatacgtttccAACCCCtcagttttatagaaatttttgggtttatacgttttcgaccccacggtcagaaatctcaagcttAGCCACTGACTCTAGGGACCCTATTACCTCTGTGTGGGTTGTGTTATTTTAAAACTAAACATCTTACTAGGTTGAGTCACAAGTCTGGTCAAAATAAAGCGAATAATCTGTAACCCGTTGCCTTTTCAGTATATGAACTAAATTATAATGCATATATTAAAATTTGCTACATAACCGAAGATACTAATAAATTATCCAAAAATTTTAACATTGGGCTGACCACGATTCGGGTTGGATGAGTAACCCAAATATCAAACCCGACCGACCCAAGATCAAAATGGTTAAGCTTATTAGGTTCGGTTCGGTCCAACTAAAATCCAAAAAACTTTCTTGTTTTTGTGATAGACTACACTACACATATGGaaacataaaaaatatataatacatgTTTCTCCTGTCTTATTTATAATGAGACTATACACTATaaactcgataaattaatacTCGATTATTAAATAAACTTtctaagataatattttttgccggtcccgactcggggatagggtgctaaattaataattcgctaaaattataagataatacatttttgataatttctttagaccccatataaaatataaattaataattccttatatatagcatattacatgaatgatttatgaaggtttcttgaaaaatgactcaattgtcttttgttttttgttgaaatcaatttcTCCTTGAATCTCGTCTCTAATTTTCCTTAGCATGGTAAGAACTTCTAGTGTTGTTTTCTCATAGCTCAACAAGAAATTGTTCAATGTGATTGCCGCTTTAATAGCTTCGTTTCGCGAAGGGGGCTCCATTGTAGacatgggcgaagcttttaaggggcgggaggggacggccgaccccccgaacttttcgctcagtagtggagaatgtgtagttttcgtatagaaaattttgggtatatacgttttcgaacccccagttttatagaaatttttaggtccggtTACTTCCGCCCCCTCGGTCGGaaatttcaagcttcgccactgattgtagaactttcatcatcttcttcatcgatATCATCTTTATTAATTCCAATAACGCTTTCAATAATTTCTTCGAATCTCGTCTGTCATTGTTGTTTTTTTCACACCTTTAAGATGGGAAGCCATGTTGTGTGTATGATTTGTTTGTGTTAACCTATTTTGATCTTGTAtttatatagaaaatatttttaatgtcCATAAAGTTATACATTGAACACAAGAAGCATAATAAGGTGGGAGATTGAAGGTTTCTTTCAAATTGGGCCGTTCATTTGATATACATGCATTGTATACAATAATTAAGTGGAAGTTTGAAAGGTATTTGTAAACTAAGTAttctactataaattaataaaatattaattaatatataaattaataattattaatttatcgattaattaataactcttttaattaataaattttggtggtccaaagtgtattattttatagagtttctaCTGTACATAGTTTATAAGCTACTAATGAAACATCTTACAATAAAAAaaggagtaaattacaaaaaaaatagtCCTTTATGTTGACACGAGATTGCAAAGTTTGTCCTTTGTcttaaaaaattacaaaaaacgtACCAAATGTCTGCAAACCTTTGCATATTGCGTCCTTTGACCCTAACGCAGTAaattttaaatattaattatatttcttttaactttttagttatttatttaacaGTAAGGGTATTTAGGTCATTTAACACCCACTTAACAATGAAAAATAACTAAGTTAGGGATAAAGAACATAATGTGTaggggtttgcaaacatcgagtacgttttttgtactttttgaagatAAACTACACACTTTGCAATCTAGTATaggatgatttttgtaatttactaaaaaaaataataattcaaTTTCGGTTTTAGCCCAACATGAAACCGACCCAACCTATAATGGTCCGGTCTCATTTTCCAAAATACTTCGAAAAGCTTTGGTCTGGCCCATTTAAACCCGACACACACCTCTAGGACTCATTTTTGGAGTTTTGTGTCTCACAAAACATATCATCCACACATAACATTTTCGAATAAAACAATTTCGAATGTTACaattattattttgaaaagatatCATCAGGGAATATTTGAAGAAATTAAAACAAAGGATAAGCTAGCTACTCCTATGAAGAAGACGACGACGTTTTATGCAAAACGATTTGCTCTATTGCTTGTTTTTCTAATTATTGATCAAGTTTTTCAAGCAACTTCTGTTTCAATGGAACCACATCTAGGTAAATTAATCTTTAATCACTTCTCATGCTTAATTTTGTTGAACGTTAGTTTaaattaggggtgtgaatttTTGACACGACACGGCCTTAACGCGAAATTCGCGGGTGTAGGTTTAGTCTAAATGGATTCgagtcagtttcaggttgaacccgcaaaccagtttagctaaacgggttatGTTCAGGTCAACCCGGTcctgtttaacccatttatattatattatatattttacaatattgggtgtgtattttatgccataatttTAGATTAAAAAAAGAAACTAACGTaacattttataatttaaatgtaattgtattatatacatttgtgtgtgttttgtagtaTAAGTTTAATATTAACATATTAAATTACGACAAAATTAAAAAGATCGGGTTGAAAGTGTCGTGTACGGGTTAACCCGCAAATATTCGGGTCGTGTTTGGGTTCATATGTATCATGTATGACACAATTTTTGGGTTCGGACCGGGTTTGTCTAAAATTTTCGAGTttgggtcgggttgaacccaccAACCCGCGTACatgacccgtttagcacccctagttTAAATTGCAATGGCTATTGAGAAAATTACACCGACTCGGAATTTACGTGTAGGAACTGTATTTTCCGGCAGAAATAGAATGCTTAGAACGCGGTCATGGCCACCACCTGCACCTAAGGTAAATCGAGCTCGGAATCAGGGGTTCTTTTttccacctccgccaccaccaccaccgcctccGCCGCCACCGCCtccgccgccaccaccgccgccaccttGTATTACAGGTGTTTAGATTTAACTATTCAAAAGAGGGTTGCAACGTAGCTTGTTGACCGTTTACCTGCCATTCTTATGTAATTTTTTCTATTGTTAATGAAAAGAATCGAATGATGTCCGGAAAGAAAAAGATTTAACTATTTAATCATAACAACTATTTAATCATAACATATGTAAAATTGAAGCAGGGTCTTTGTAACTTTGAGTTTAAGTCGTTTATTTTTTCTGTATCTTTGAATatttataatataaataaatatatgtttGGAAATTGTTTGGTAGAGGTGTTTTTTAATCTGGTGTTTATGTGAAATAGTAAACTAAAGAGGCAATTACATATATCCTCTTTTAAAATTCATtaattatgtatatatatttaattcAAAACCAAAATTGTATATATCCCcttcctaaaaaataaaaattacagatTCACTCATTttcaattattttattattaataaaatataaa encodes:
- the LOC110922860 gene encoding formin-like protein 20 yields the protein MKKTTTFYAKRFALLLVFLIIDQVFQATSVSMEPHLGTVFSGRNRMLRTRSWPPPAPKVNRARNQGFFFPPPPPPPPPPPPPPPPPPPPPPCITGV